A genomic region of Phragmites australis chromosome 2, lpPhrAust1.1, whole genome shotgun sequence contains the following coding sequences:
- the LOC133909043 gene encoding succinate dehydrogenase subunit 5, mitochondrial-like, producing MAAAAALRSSSVTRRLLRLAPAASSALSAASRPAVAVAPLLRPVAAVSGGNNPISWNLRRFFSSNEKHLPAISDPEIESAFKDLMAASWNELPDSLVDEAKKAVSKTTDDTAGQEALKNVFRAAEACEEFGGVLVTLRMALDDLCGLTGENVGPLPGYIEDAVKAAYNRYMTYLESFGPEENYLRKKVETELGTKMIHLKMRCSGIGSEWGKITLIGTSGISGSYVELRA from the exons CCGCCTCGTCGGCGCtatccgccgcctcccgccCCGCCGTGGCGGTGGCGCCGCTCTTGCGTCCGGTCGCCGCCGTCTCAG GTGGGAACAATCCTATCTCATGGAACTTGAGGCGCTTCTTCAGTTCAAATGAAAAGCATTTGCCTGCAATATCTGACCCAGAGATAGAATCTGCATTTAAGGATTTGATGGCTGCTAGTTGGAATGAACTTCCAGATTCTCTTGTAGATGAAGCAAAGAAAGCTGTATCTAAAACTACTGATGATACAGCTGGTCAAGAGGCTTTGAAAAATGTATTTCGTGCAGCTGAGGCATGTGAAGAATTTGGCGGAGTTTTAGTTACCCTAAGAATGGCTCTTGATGATCTTTGCGGCCTGACTGGTGAA AATGTGGGTCCTTTGCCTGGTTATATTGAAGATGCTGTTAAAGCTGCATATAATCGCTACATGACATATCTGGAGTCCTTTGGCCCTGAGGAAAATTATCTACGAAAGAAGGTGGAGACTGAGTTGGGGACTAAAATGATACACCTCAAAATGCGATGCAGTGGCATAGGTTCTGAGTGGGGAAAG ATCACCCTGATTGGCACCTCAGGGATCTCAGGTTCCTACGTTGAGTTAAGGGCATGA
- the LOC133909044 gene encoding amino acid transporter AVT6C-like isoform X1, with translation MVSKNPPSSVSAGSGGRGGSDMGSAETPLLPEHAWAPGGGSASVLGAVFNVSTSVVGAGIMSIPAAMRVLGVAPAVALIAGVAVLANASVDFMLRYTRDAPSYSALMGDAFGRAGAALLNLFVAFNAFGTLTVYLIIIGDVMSGAASGGEAHAGVLQEWFGHHWWTSREVVLMAAAVILLPLVLRKRVDSLRYTSAISILLAVVFVLISLGIAVYALFTGTATMPRMLPDFSTLSSPFELFTAVPVIVVAFTFHFNVHPIRAELSKTSDMVAAVRISLVLCAAIYAAVGFFGYLLFGDATMADVLANFDRSSGAGVPQALNDAARLSYALHLVLVFPLLLFSLRVNVDELLFPGRRPLATDTGRFVSLTAVLMAVLYALAIAIPSIWTLFEYSGSTFAVTISLIFPAAIVLRDVHGIAKRKDKALAATMIILAVITSSIAIASNIMSSTSDKVRGGHVASR, from the exons ATGGTGTCCAAGAACCCGCCGTCCTCCGTTTctgccggcagcggcggccgcgGTGGCAGTGACATGGGGTCAGCGGAGACGCCTCTGCTGCCGGAGCACGCGTGGGCCCCGGGCGGCGGCTCAGCGTCGGTGCTCGGCGCGGTGTTCAACGTGTCGACGAGCGTGGTGGGTGCCGGCATCATGTCGATCCCGGCGGCCATGCGGGTGCTCGGCGTGGCGCCAGCGGTGGCTCTGATCGCCGGCGTCGCGGTCCTGGCCAACGCCTCCGTCGACTTCATGCTCCGGTACACCCGCGACGCGCCGTCGTACTCGGCGCTGATGGGCGACGCGTTCGGCCGCGCCGGGGCCGCGCTGCTCAACCTGTTCGTCGCCTTCAACGCGTTCGGGACCCTCACCGTCTACCTCATCATCATCG GGGACGTGATGTCCGgcgcggcgagcggcggagAGGCGCACGCGGGGGTGCTGCAGGAGTGGTTCGGGCACCACTGGTGGACCAGCCGGGAGGTGGTGCTGATGGCGGCCGCAGTGATTCTCCTTCCACTCGTGCTCCGGAAGCGTGTCG ATTCACTGAGATACACATCGGCCATCTCCATCCTACTGGCGGTGGTGTTCGTGCTCATTAGCCTGGGAATCGCGGTGTACGCTCTCTTCACCGGCACCGCCACGATGCCGCGGATGCTCCCGGACTTCTCCACCCTCTCCTCCCCGTTCGAGCTCTTCACCGCTGTCCCCGTCATCGTCGTCGCCTTCACATTCCACTTCAACG TGCACCCGATCCGCGCGGAGCTGAGCAAGACGTCAGACATGGTGGCGGCCGTGCGCATCTCCCTCGTGCTCTGCGCCGCCATCTACGCGGCGGTCGGCTTCTTCGGCTACCTCCTCTTCGGGGACGCCACCATGGCCGACGTGCTCGCCAACTTCGACCGCAGCTCCGGCGCGGGGGTCCCGCAGGCGCTCAACGACGCGGCGCGCCTCAGCTACGCGCTGCACCTCGTGCTCGTGTTCCCGCTCCTCCTCTTCTCGCTCCGGGTCAACGTCGATGAGCTCCTCTTCCCTGGACGCCGGCCACTGGCCACCGACACGGGGCGGTTCGTGTCCCTAACGGCCGTTCTCATGGCGGTGCTCTACGCGCTGGCCATCGCCATCCCCAGCATCTGGACGCTCTTCGAGTACTCCGGATCCACGTTCGCTGTCACCATCTCGTTGATCTTCCCTGCCGCCATTGTCCTCAG GGATGTTCATGGAATAGCAAAACGGAAGGACAAGGCATTAGCGGCGACGATGATCATTCTGGCTGTGATCACGAGCAGCATCGCCATTGCCTCAAACATCATGAGCTCCACCAGCGACAAAGTCAGAGGGGGTCATGTAGCTAGCAGATAA
- the LOC133909044 gene encoding amino acid transporter AVT6C-like isoform X2, protein MTPPASTDKRAGAGALDEPLLPEFSGGHGGGGGASVSGAVFNVSTSIVGAGIMSIPAAMRVLGVVPALFLVAAVAALSDVSVEFMLRYTGWAGAGKPTYAGLIGDAFGRAGAAVLNVCIAFTTTGTLVVYLIIIGDVMSGSVGGGDEHAGVLQELFGARWWTGREFVLLVTVIFFLLPLVLRRRVDSLRYTSAISILLAVVFVLISLGIAVYALFTGTATMPRMLPDFSTLSSPFELFTAVPVIVVAFTFHFNVHPIRAELSKTSDMVAAVRISLVLCAAIYAAVGFFGYLLFGDATMADVLANFDRSSGAGVPQALNDAARLSYALHLVLVFPLLLFSLRVNVDELLFPGRRPLATDTGRFVSLTAVLMAVLYALAIAIPSIWTLFEYSGSTFAVTISLIFPAAIVLRDVHGIAKRKDKALAATMIILAVITSSIAIASNIMSSTSDKVRGGHVASR, encoded by the exons ATGACGCCGCCGGCGAGCACGGACAAGCGAGCCGGCGCCGGAGCGCTGGACGAGCCGCTGCTGCCGGAGTTCTCGGGCGGccacggcggaggcggcggggcgTCGGTCTCCGGCGCGGTGTTCAACGTTTCGACGAGCATCGTCGGCGCCGGCATCATGTCGATACCCGCGGCAATGCGGGTGCTCGGGGTGGTTCCCGCGTTGTtcctcgtcgccgccgtcgccgcgctctCCGACGTCTCCGTCGAGTTCATGCTGCGGTACACGGGGTGGGCGGGCGCCGGCAAGCCCACGTACGCGGGGCTCATAGGCGACGCGTTCGgacgcgccggcgccgccgtgcTCAACGTCTGCATCGCATTCACCACCACGGGTACCCTCGTCGTCTACCTCATCATCATCG GGGACGTGATGTCTGGGAGCGTCGGGGGAGGAGACGAGCACGCCGGGGTGCTGCAGGAGCTGTTCGGCGCGCGGTGGTGGACGGGGAGGGAGTTCGTGCTGCTCGTCACCGTCATCTTCTTCCTGCTGCCGCTCgtgctccgccgccgcgtcg ATTCACTGAGATACACATCGGCCATCTCCATCCTACTGGCGGTGGTGTTCGTGCTCATTAGCCTGGGAATCGCGGTGTACGCTCTCTTCACCGGCACCGCCACGATGCCGCGGATGCTCCCGGACTTCTCCACCCTCTCCTCCCCGTTCGAGCTCTTCACCGCTGTCCCCGTCATCGTCGTCGCCTTCACATTCCACTTCAACG TGCACCCGATCCGCGCGGAGCTGAGCAAGACGTCAGACATGGTGGCGGCCGTGCGCATCTCCCTCGTGCTCTGCGCCGCCATCTACGCGGCGGTCGGCTTCTTCGGCTACCTCCTCTTCGGGGACGCCACCATGGCCGACGTGCTCGCCAACTTCGACCGCAGCTCCGGCGCGGGGGTCCCGCAGGCGCTCAACGACGCGGCGCGCCTCAGCTACGCGCTGCACCTCGTGCTCGTGTTCCCGCTCCTCCTCTTCTCGCTCCGGGTCAACGTCGATGAGCTCCTCTTCCCTGGACGCCGGCCACTGGCCACCGACACGGGGCGGTTCGTGTCCCTAACGGCCGTTCTCATGGCGGTGCTCTACGCGCTGGCCATCGCCATCCCCAGCATCTGGACGCTCTTCGAGTACTCCGGATCCACGTTCGCTGTCACCATCTCGTTGATCTTCCCTGCCGCCATTGTCCTCAG GGATGTTCATGGAATAGCAAAACGGAAGGACAAGGCATTAGCGGCGACGATGATCATTCTGGCTGTGATCACGAGCAGCATCGCCATTGCCTCAAACATCATGAGCTCCACCAGCGACAAAGTCAGAGGGGGTCATGTAGCTAGCAGATAA
- the LOC133909045 gene encoding uncharacterized protein LOC133909045, translated as MARNITEDVPSSDLNSTILTEYHITVPTQHDGLVQGSVPHEIRLLDFLEATPSVQWLKKIDLCSPLTNFQLPSTGIHRYLHVHFIRRINWSSVFTICKKWLKHPLNIALLIWLLCVTASGAMLILLMLGLLNNAFPSKFLRNHWVEIDNQILNALFTLMSIYQHPNLIHHTVLLCRWQPEGAAELRKVYCKNGACHPNERIHMSFVVALLHITCICQYVDCSLYWGYPSISRSEFADNFFFILGIAAPVFAGVYTVYSPLGRDSDALSDEEIKRPDMVQVELAETRIVVSNPAWAGGLFDCSEDPTACYLSFLCTFCVFGWNMERLGFGNMYVHTVMFLLLCVTPFWVFNITALNIHDYVLGDVLGAAGIVLCFFGLLYGGFWRIQMRKTYGLPRRRWFCGSASLTDYVQWLFCWSCTLAQEVRTGNLYDAKNGNFYEKLMYSGDVESGSGSSVTAELPVSMGVEEQNGTGVELLVDGEMIPPTQPLIEFEEREGTDAEVV; from the coding sequence ATGGCGCGGAATATCACTGAAGATGTTCCATCTTCAGATCTAAATTCAACAATTCTGACTGAATATCATATCACGGTCCCTACTCAACATGATGGACTAGTGCAAGGGTCAGTCCCTCATGAAATACGGCTTCTTGATTTCCTGGAGGCCACGCCTTCGGTGCAATGGCTAAAGAAGATTGATCTTTGTTCCCCATTGACAAATTTTCAGCTGCCATCCACTGGCATCCACCGCTATCTCCATGTTCACTTCATCAGAAGAATCAACTGGAGTTCAGTCTTCACCATATGCAAGAAATGGCTCAAGCATCCTCTGAACATTGCTCTCCTCATATGGCTGCTCTGTGTCACTGCCTCTGGTGCCATGTTGATCTTGCTTATGTTAGGATTGCTGAACAATGCATTTCCTTCCAAGTTCTTAAGAAATCACTGGGTAGAGATTGACAACCAAATCCTTAACGCCCTCTTCACCCTCATGAGCATATACCAGCACCCAAATCTCATCCACCACACTGTTCTCCTCTGCCGTTGGCAGCCAGAGGGTGCAGCCGAGCTTAGGAAAGTTTACTGCAAGAATGGGGCGTGCCATCCTAATGAGAGAATACACATGTCTTTTGTGGTGGCTCTCCTCCACATCACTTGCATCTGCCAGTATGTTGATTGTAGCCTCTACTGGGGCTATCCCAGCATATCACGCTCTGAGTTTGCTGAcaacttcttcttcatcctagGCATCGCTGCACCGGTCTTTGCCGGAGTGTACACAGTGTACAGCCCTCTTGGCAGAGACTCCGATGCTTTGTCTgatgaagaaataaaaagacCAGACATGGTTCAAGTCGAGTTGGCAGAAACAAGAATTGTGGTAAGCAATCCTGCGTGGGCAGGGGGGCTGTTTGACTGCAGCGAGGACCCCACAGCATGCTACCTCTCTTTCCTGTGCACGTTCTGTGTGTTTGGCTGGAACATGGAGAGACTAGGGTTCGGCAACATGTATGTGCACACCGTCATGTTCCTGCTGTTGTGCGTCACACCATTTTGGGTGTTCAACATCACAGCGCTCAACATCCATGACTACGTTCTTGGTGATGTCCTCGGTGCTGCGGGCATCGTGCTGTGCTTCTTTGGCCTGCTGTACGGGGGTTTCTGGAGGATCCAGATGAGGAAGACATATGGGCTGCCCAGAAGAAGGTGGTTCTGTGGATCAGCATCATTGACAGACTACGTGCAATGGCTGTTCTGCTGGTCGTGCACTCTTGCGCAGGAGGTGCGCACGGGGAACTTATATGATGCAAAGAATGGCAACTTCTATGAGAAACTGATGTACAGTGGTGATGTGGAGAGTGGGTCAGGATCATCTGTTACGGCGGAATTACCGGTTTCTATGGGAGTAGAAGAGCAGAATGGTACTGGTGTCGAACTCTTGGTGGATGGTGAAATGATCCCGCCCACCCAACCTTTAATAGAGTTTGAGGAGAGGGAAGGCACTGATGCAGAAGTTGTCTAA
- the LOC133907558 gene encoding zinc finger CCCH domain-containing protein 43-like, translating to MLELSAGPRGVLELRAGPRTIPRAVPELRASLSASRPSPLELSWSSALPFVVARAVLELAPPFEPSQSSLPPVEPSPDLGAFPPAQALRTERCGATLAPRIRTSGRRQELRAEGRRPGATRREIPGCGKFKDKVLQNEDELKVMFEDLRNTGDDHFCASSGVIPQSPNGGSNGGDEEAESDDDSEPEEITPSGKGKGKRPSGDDKDKGKKAKTSGGKWIEDQISKIVSLNERSTASVESMARREDNLGCSIKEVMAIVKECGAIPGTNQHFIASELFTKRAEREMFMTLDTPEDRFVWLTMKHFVKYGHV from the exons ATGCTGGAGCTAAGCGCTGGCCCTCGCGGCGTCCTGGAGCTGCGCGCCGGCCCTCGCACAATCCCTCGAGCCGTCCCGGAGCTGCGCGCCTCCCTTTCGGCCTCCCGCCCGTCGCCGCTCGAGCTGTCCTGGAGCAGCGCGCTGCCCTTCGTCGTCGCTCGAGCTGTCCTGGAGCTCGCGCCGCCCTTCGAGCCGTCCCAGAGCAGCCTGCCGCCCGTCGAGCCGTCCCCAGATCTGGGCGCCTTCCCTCCGGCACAGGCTCTTCGCACTGAGCGTTGTGGTGCTACTCTAGCTCCCCGGATCCGCACGTCGGGCAGGAGGCAGGAGCTACGAGCAGAGGGCAGGAGGCCAGGAGCTACGAGGAGAG AAATTCCAGGATGTGGCAAGTTTAAAGACAAGGTACTTCAAAATGAAGATGAGTTGAAGGTTATGTTTGAAGACCTTCGTAATACAGGTGATGACCACTTTTGTGCTTCATCAGGTGTAATTCCTCAAAGTCCTAATGGTGGCTCGAATGGTGGTGATGAGGAGGCTGAGTCAGATGATGACAGTGAGCCAGAAGAAATAACACCAAGTGGCAAGGGCAAAGGCAAGAGACCTAGTGGTGATGACAAAGACAAGGGAAAAAAAGCGAAGACAAGTGGAGGCAAGTGGATAGAAGACCAAATTAGTAAAATTGTGTCCTTAAATGAGAGATCCACAGCTTCTGTTGAGTCAATGGCAAGAAGGGAGGACAACTTAGGGTGTTCCATCAAGGAAGTAATGGCCATTGTGAAGGAGTGTGGTGCTATTCCTGGTACAAATCAACACTTCATTGCTTCTGAATTATTCACTAAGAGAGCTGAGAGGGAGATGTTTATGACTTTGGACACTCCAGAAGACCGGTTTGTCTGGCTCACTATGAAGCACTTTGTCAAATATGGTCATGTGTAA
- the LOC133909044 gene encoding amino acid transporter AVT6C-like isoform X3, which produces MTPPASTDKRAGAGALDEPLLPEFSGGHGGGGGASVSGAVFNVSTSIVGAGIMSIPAAMRVLGVVPALFLVAAVAALSDVSVEFMLRYTGWAGAGKPTYAGLIGDAFGRAGAAVLNVCIAFTTTGDVMSGSVGGGDEHAGVLQELFGARWWTGREFVLLVTVIFFLLPLVLRRRVDSLRYTSAISILLAVVFVLISLGIAVYALFTGTATMPRMLPDFSTLSSPFELFTAVPVIVVAFTFHFNVHPIRAELSKTSDMVAAVRISLVLCAAIYAAVGFFGYLLFGDATMADVLANFDRSSGAGVPQALNDAARLSYALHLVLVFPLLLFSLRVNVDELLFPGRRPLATDTGRFVSLTAVLMAVLYALAIAIPSIWTLFEYSGSTFAVTISLIFPAAIVLRDVHGIAKRKDKALAATMIILAVITSSIAIASNIMSSTSDKVRGGHVASR; this is translated from the exons ATGACGCCGCCGGCGAGCACGGACAAGCGAGCCGGCGCCGGAGCGCTGGACGAGCCGCTGCTGCCGGAGTTCTCGGGCGGccacggcggaggcggcggggcgTCGGTCTCCGGCGCGGTGTTCAACGTTTCGACGAGCATCGTCGGCGCCGGCATCATGTCGATACCCGCGGCAATGCGGGTGCTCGGGGTGGTTCCCGCGTTGTtcctcgtcgccgccgtcgccgcgctctCCGACGTCTCCGTCGAGTTCATGCTGCGGTACACGGGGTGGGCGGGCGCCGGCAAGCCCACGTACGCGGGGCTCATAGGCGACGCGTTCGgacgcgccggcgccgccgtgcTCAACGTCTGCATCGCATTCACCACCACGG GGGACGTGATGTCTGGGAGCGTCGGGGGAGGAGACGAGCACGCCGGGGTGCTGCAGGAGCTGTTCGGCGCGCGGTGGTGGACGGGGAGGGAGTTCGTGCTGCTCGTCACCGTCATCTTCTTCCTGCTGCCGCTCgtgctccgccgccgcgtcg ATTCACTGAGATACACATCGGCCATCTCCATCCTACTGGCGGTGGTGTTCGTGCTCATTAGCCTGGGAATCGCGGTGTACGCTCTCTTCACCGGCACCGCCACGATGCCGCGGATGCTCCCGGACTTCTCCACCCTCTCCTCCCCGTTCGAGCTCTTCACCGCTGTCCCCGTCATCGTCGTCGCCTTCACATTCCACTTCAACG TGCACCCGATCCGCGCGGAGCTGAGCAAGACGTCAGACATGGTGGCGGCCGTGCGCATCTCCCTCGTGCTCTGCGCCGCCATCTACGCGGCGGTCGGCTTCTTCGGCTACCTCCTCTTCGGGGACGCCACCATGGCCGACGTGCTCGCCAACTTCGACCGCAGCTCCGGCGCGGGGGTCCCGCAGGCGCTCAACGACGCGGCGCGCCTCAGCTACGCGCTGCACCTCGTGCTCGTGTTCCCGCTCCTCCTCTTCTCGCTCCGGGTCAACGTCGATGAGCTCCTCTTCCCTGGACGCCGGCCACTGGCCACCGACACGGGGCGGTTCGTGTCCCTAACGGCCGTTCTCATGGCGGTGCTCTACGCGCTGGCCATCGCCATCCCCAGCATCTGGACGCTCTTCGAGTACTCCGGATCCACGTTCGCTGTCACCATCTCGTTGATCTTCCCTGCCGCCATTGTCCTCAG GGATGTTCATGGAATAGCAAAACGGAAGGACAAGGCATTAGCGGCGACGATGATCATTCTGGCTGTGATCACGAGCAGCATCGCCATTGCCTCAAACATCATGAGCTCCACCAGCGACAAAGTCAGAGGGGGTCATGTAGCTAGCAGATAA